Proteins from a genomic interval of Neodiprion lecontei isolate iyNeoLeco1 chromosome 2, iyNeoLeco1.1, whole genome shotgun sequence:
- the LOC107225814 gene encoding spidroin-1-like: MIKTATILLALAMCATASFQKGSSSEQQGGKGSQGTRQEGFGGLQQKEFGSQGESRWQQGGTSGAQAGIGGKLGGFGGQKESRLQEGAIGGAQAGISEQVAGFDGRQEAFGGKQGGHGGQQIRLGGQESAFGGQQEGFGGKLGEFGGQGESRWQRGSIGGAQAGIAEQVAGFGGKLGGIGGQQIRLGGQEVALGGLLGFGGQQGGFGGQQKVFGIQGESGFDQGAIRATQEGITEQVVGFVDQQGAFGGRQEGFGGHLGFGGHQGAFGGQQGFSAPQIGLIGQEVAFGGQQGFGAPQIRLVGQEVAFGGHQGAFGGQQGLGAPQIGFVGQGVAFGGQQGFSAPQIGLVGRDVAFGGLKAFGGPTGFGWQQRGLGEQRGGFGGQNGRYIY; encoded by the exons ATGATCAAGACCGCGACGATTTTACTCGCTCTCGCGATGTGCGCTACAGCCTCGT TCCAGAAAGGATCCAGCAGTGAGCAACAAGGAGGCAAAGGGTCCCAAGGTACACGACAAGAAGGATTCGGTGGTTTGCAGCAGAAAGAATTTGGCAGTCAGGGGGAATCCCGTTGGCAGCAAGGAGGAACCAGCGGAGCACAGGCAGGAATTGGTGGAAAACTAGGAGGGTTTGGTGGTCAAAAAGAATCTCGTTTGCAAGAAGGAGCAATCGGGGGAGCACAAGCGGGGATCAGTGAACAGGTGGCAGGATTCGATGGAAGGCAAGAAGCATTCGGCGGAAAACAAGGAGGACACGGTGGGCAGCAGATCAGACTCGGTGGACAAGAATCAGCTTTTGGTGGACAACAAGAAGGATTCGGTGGAAAACTAGGAGAATTTGGTGGACAAGGAGAATCTCGTTGGCAACGAGGATCTATCGGTGGAGCGCAAGCGGGAATCGCTGAACAGGTGGCAGGATTTGGTGGAAAACTCGGAGGAATTGGTGGACAGCAAATTAGACTCGGTGGACAAGAAGTAGCACTTGGTGGACTGCTAGGATTCGGTGGTCAGCAAGGAGGATTTGGAGGACAACAAAAAGTATTTGGTATACAAGGAGAATCTGGTTTCGATCAAGGAGCAATCAGGGCAACCCAAGAGGGAATCACTGAACAAGTTGTAGGATTTGTTGATCAGCAAGGAGCATTTGGTGGAAGGCAAGAAGGATTCGGCGGACATCTAGGATTCGGTGGACACCAGGGAGCATTCGGTGGGCAACAAGGCTTCAGTGCCCCGCAAATTGGACTCATTGGCCAGGAAGTAGCATTTGGTGGGCAACAAGGCTTCGGTGCTCCGCAAATTAGACTTGTTGGACAGGAAGTAGCATTCGGTGGACACCAAGGAGCATTTGGTGGACAGCAAGGACTCGGTGCCCCGCAAATTGGATTCGTTGGACAAGGAGTAGCATTCGGTGGACAACAAGGATTCAGTGCCCCGCAAATTGGACTCGTTGGACGGGACGTAGCGTTTGGTGGACTAAAGGCATTCGGTGGACCGACAGGATTTGGTTGGCAGCAAAGAGGACTTGGCGAACAGCGAGGAGGATTCGGCGGACAGAACGGCAGATATATATACTAG